Below is a genomic region from Bartonella harrusi.
ATGATTTGCTGCCCCAAATTCTCATCACCGGTGTGGCCTTGGGATAGGGGAGGGAGGGCAAAATGATTGTGATGCCTGCTGTCAAAATGGGTCCATGGTCTGCAAGCCCAAAATTTGCTGCATAGACCCGTTCGACAGCAAGCGCTTGTTGACCTTTGGCATAATATTTCCAACAAATGGCATCAACCATATCGCCTTGTTTTGTTCTATAAAGATCACTCATAGGTCTTCACCATACTCTCTCAGTTTTACTGTAAATTCTTGTTTTTTGGGGGCACCGTTATGATGAAAAACGCTTTGCTTTTCCTCCACGGAAAGGATAACAAATTTGCCTAAAATTTTGCCTTGCCCTGTTACAAGAATGTGAGGTCCCTGATGGGCGATTTGCCGCAAATATTCGAGTTGTCCATGCCCACCTTTGAAGTCTGGATAAATCACACCCGTTAAGAAAAATTCCGCATTTGCAACAGCAGGCAATTGAAGAGCCGCTTTTCGTCCCAATCGTCCTTGCTCGACCCATGGCACGCCATAAGACAGATCAAGAGTTTGATAGGCTGCTGTTTCAATTGAAAAAATAAAACCACCCAAAGCAAGCATCATGGTCTTTAATCCGAAAGGCTAGAGGCTATCGCCAAA
It encodes:
- a CDS encoding tail protein X, which translates into the protein MSDLYRTKQGDMVDAICWKYYAKGQQALAVERVYAANFGLADHGPILTAGITIILPSLPYPKATPVMRIWGSKS
- a CDS encoding phage tail protein codes for the protein MMLALGGFIFSIETAAYQTLDLSYGVPWVEQGRLGRKAALQLPAVANAEFFLTGVIYPDFKGGHGQLEYLRQIAHQGPHILVTGQGKILGKFVILSVEEKQSVFHHNGAPKKQEFTVKLREYGEDL